One window of the Candidatus Tisiphia endosymbiont of Sialis lutaria genome contains the following:
- a CDS encoding TrbC/VirB2 family protein codes for MNVYKPYLEQFDSNFVWRLLFVLCSVALIIAVSDAFAADPPAGGGNTTSDPVGTVLCNMIKIFRGNTARGIAVIGIVVLGIQTLRGQLKWEVALVIVTGVIILFKAPEIINMVAGTATDAEKCV; via the coding sequence ATGAATGTTTATAAACCATATTTGGAACAATTTGATAGTAACTTTGTCTGGCGTTTGCTGTTTGTTCTTTGCAGCGTTGCTCTAATTATTGCAGTATCAGATGCTTTTGCTGCTGATCCTCCTGCTGGTGGTGGTAATACTACTTCTGATCCAGTAGGTACAGTGTTGTGTAATATGATTAAAATATTTCGTGGAAATACGGCTCGTGGTATAGCAGTTATTGGTATAGTTGTACTAGGAATTCAAACTCTCAGAGGACAATTAAAATGGGAAGTTGCACTAGTTATTGTGACTGGGGTTATAATATTGTTTAAAGCTCCTGAAATTATAAATATGGTAGCTGGTACAGCCACTGATGCAGAAAAATGTGTATAA
- the acpP gene encoding acyl carrier protein — MDENIAQNTVDQDTIEQDIIEIVANTLKVKKDLITPESRFVEDLKADSLDIVELMMAIEAKYKCDIPDDDASKILTVADLIQYVIHHKKN, encoded by the coding sequence ATGGATGAAAATATTGCACAAAATACTGTCGATCAAGATACTATCGAACAAGATATTATTGAAATCGTTGCTAATACATTAAAAGTAAAAAAAGATTTAATCACCCCTGAATCTAGATTTGTTGAGGATCTCAAAGCAGATAGTTTAGATATAGTTGAATTAATGATGGCAATAGAAGCAAAGTATAAATGCGATATACCAGATGATGATGCTAGTAAAATTCTAACCGTTGCTGACCTTATACAATACGTAATACATCATAAAAAAAATTAA
- a CDS encoding TrbC/VirB2 family protein, with the protein MNIYRPYLEQSDSNFAWRLLLVLCSVAVIIAASDAFAASSADPVGAVLCNMIKIFRGNTARGIAVIGIVVLGIQTLRGQLKWEVALVIVTGVIILFKAPDIINMVAGSTDATCGITEIAK; encoded by the coding sequence ATGAATATTTATAGACCATATTTGGAACAATCTGATAGTAACTTTGCCTGGCGGTTACTGCTTGTTCTTTGCAGCGTTGCTGTAATTATTGCGGCATCAGATGCTTTTGCGGCTTCTAGTGCCGATCCAGTAGGTGCAGTGTTGTGTAATATGATTAAAATATTTCGTGGAAATACGGCTCGTGGTATAGCAGTTATTGGTATAGTTGTACTAGGAATTCAAACTCTCAGAGGACAATTAAAATGGGAAGTTGCACTGGTTATTGTGACTGGGGTTATAATATTGTTTAAAGCTCCTGACATTATAAATATGGTAGCTGGGTCAACTGATGCAACATGTGGTATCACAGAGATTGCTAAATAG
- a CDS encoding CvpA family protein, with protein MFTWFDITILAIITASSMLGAYRGLAKVTISLLGFIFSIILAYYLSSYINEVISRYFINHIALAISSGSISYIISWSVCSFLTHKFLLMIAFISGGVVDRTLGLGVGVFRGMIICLFLFLVLTIFFSGSYLQAKTLKDVMQNTTIDKYPEWLKESTTTPYLDQLSKNFIKTLPQNSLESIKLPIKSEIIDTTNVLKKSQPNEYPDKVEKLPEELRQELDEVLSQELEKDD; from the coding sequence ATGTTTACTTGGTTTGATATAACAATACTGGCAATTATTACTGCTTCCTCAATGCTCGGAGCTTATAGGGGATTAGCAAAAGTTACTATTAGCTTACTTGGCTTTATATTTTCAATTATTCTTGCCTATTACTTATCTTCATATATTAATGAGGTCATTAGTCGATATTTTATTAACCATATTGCGTTAGCAATTAGCTCTGGGAGTATCTCCTATATTATATCTTGGAGTGTATGCTCTTTCTTAACCCATAAATTTCTTTTGATGATTGCCTTTATAAGTGGCGGAGTCGTTGATAGAACTCTGGGTCTAGGCGTTGGCGTATTTAGAGGTATGATTATTTGTTTATTCCTATTTCTAGTCCTAACAATTTTCTTTTCTGGCAGTTATCTACAAGCAAAAACGCTAAAAGATGTTATGCAAAATACTACTATTGATAAATATCCAGAATGGCTTAAAGAATCCACGACTACTCCCTATCTAGATCAGTTAAGTAAGAATTTTATAAAAACTCTACCACAAAATAGTTTAGAATCCATTAAATTACCCATAAAATCAGAGATTATTGATACTACAAATGTCTTAAAAAAGTCACAACCTAATGAATATCCTGATAAAGTAGAAAAACTTCCTGAAGAACTCAGGCAAGAACTTGATGAAGTATTGTCGCAAGAATTAGAAAAAGATGACTAA
- a CDS encoding YqgE/AlgH family protein translates to MNENNKIFDNLSGKVLIATPYMLDGIFNKSLVYMLSHTAEGAMGLIFNNLVNHIEIKSFFKISDDQVGNIMMPIYLGGPVEHDRGFFLHSDDYNENLLLKFQNHLAVSSNPQIPHDIASGNGPKNSLFIIGYTSWKAGQLEAEIKDNLWIITDCDKDFIFSGRPEHKWHNALQNLGIKESHFTSRMGNA, encoded by the coding sequence ATGAATGAAAACAATAAAATTTTTGATAATTTGTCTGGTAAGGTTTTGATAGCTACTCCTTATATGCTTGATGGTATATTTAATAAATCACTTGTTTATATGCTATCTCATACAGCAGAGGGAGCGATGGGCTTAATTTTCAATAATTTAGTGAATCATATAGAAATAAAATCGTTCTTTAAAATATCTGATGATCAGGTAGGTAATATTATGATGCCTATCTATTTGGGAGGACCAGTTGAGCATGATCGTGGTTTTTTCTTACATTCTGATGACTATAATGAGAATTTATTATTGAAGTTTCAAAATCATTTAGCAGTTAGTTCTAATCCTCAAATCCCTCATGATATTGCTTCTGGTAATGGTCCTAAAAATAGTTTATTTATTATTGGCTATACTTCTTGGAAAGCAGGGCAGCTTGAAGCAGAGATTAAGGATAATTTGTGGATAATAACAGATTGTGATAAAGATTTTATTTTTTCTGGTCGTCCAGAGCATAAGTGGCATAATGCCTTGCAAAATCTTGGTATCAAAGAATCGCACTTTACTTCACGAATGGGTAATGCTTAA
- a CDS encoding CarD family transcriptional regulator — MSTSSEFKVGERIVYPSHGVGEIINVEQQVIAGTDIRVYVISFPQDKMILKVPVNRATISGLRKLVSKTDLTIIYSTLQGKAKQGNRMWSRRAQEYESKINSGNIVAVAEVVRDLYKNVDSDRSYSERTIYESALNRLAGELAILENINPDEAINKLIEVLKDKLAA, encoded by the coding sequence ATGTCAACATCATCTGAATTTAAAGTAGGAGAAAGAATTGTATATCCATCTCATGGAGTTGGAGAGATAATAAATGTAGAACAGCAAGTGATAGCTGGTACTGATATTAGAGTTTATGTAATATCGTTTCCCCAAGACAAAATGATTCTAAAAGTACCTGTAAATAGAGCAACTATTTCGGGTCTTAGAAAACTTGTTAGCAAAACTGACCTGACTATAATATACTCAACACTTCAAGGTAAAGCTAAGCAAGGTAATAGGATGTGGAGTAGAAGAGCACAAGAATATGAAAGTAAAATAAATTCTGGCAATATAGTAGCTGTGGCAGAAGTGGTGCGAGATCTCTACAAAAACGTTGATAGTGATAGGTCTTATAGTGAAAGAACAATTTATGAATCAGCATTAAATAGACTCGCTGGGGAACTTGCTATTCTTGAAAACATAAATCCTGATGAGGCAATTAATAAATTAATTGAAGTATTGAAGGATAAACTCGCTGCATAA
- the serS gene encoding serine--tRNA ligase encodes MLDIKWIRENKQEFDDLLIKRGIAPMSDKITKLDENKRQLTNLIQQFQHARKKKSKSLGNMPNKTSKEFEELKRDVDHINEKLEELTLKLNSNHQLNDMLEVLPNLPEDDVPYGTDGSMNKLIRTVGDITTKASPVIAKQHFELGESLGMMDFVRTAKMSGSRFVTLKGDLAKLERALINFMIDTHTEEFGFIELSPPSLVRPIAMYNSGQLPKFAEDSFETVNNYRLIPTGEVPLVNMVSDTIIAREELPIRYVAYTPCYRSESGSSGKDTRGMIRMHQFGKVELVTITTVEESKCEHEYITNAAETILKKLDLPYRVMLLCTGDMGFTAQKTYDLEVWLPGQNLYREISSCSNCGDFQARRMKARYKEFGSNDTTFAHTLNGSGLPIGRTIIAILENYQNADGSITVPDVLVSYMGGLERIHATKC; translated from the coding sequence ATGTTAGATATAAAATGGATTAGGGAAAATAAACAGGAATTTGATGATTTACTTATCAAAAGAGGGATTGCCCCAATGTCCGATAAAATTACTAAACTAGATGAAAACAAGCGTCAGTTAACTAATCTCATTCAACAATTCCAGCATGCAAGAAAGAAAAAATCTAAATCTTTAGGTAATATGCCTAACAAGACTAGTAAGGAATTTGAAGAACTAAAGCGTGATGTGGATCATATAAATGAAAAATTAGAAGAACTGACTCTAAAATTAAATAGTAATCATCAGCTCAACGATATGCTGGAAGTACTGCCAAATCTTCCTGAGGATGACGTACCATACGGTACTGATGGAAGTATGAATAAACTGATTAGAACAGTTGGAGATATTACCACCAAAGCATCCCCAGTAATAGCTAAGCAGCATTTTGAGCTTGGTGAGAGTTTAGGGATGATGGATTTTGTACGTACTGCGAAAATGTCTGGTAGTAGATTTGTCACTCTCAAAGGAGATTTAGCAAAGCTAGAGCGAGCATTGATTAATTTTATGATTGATACTCATACTGAGGAATTTGGTTTTATTGAATTATCTCCTCCATCTTTAGTACGACCAATTGCTATGTATAATAGTGGTCAATTGCCAAAATTTGCAGAAGATTCGTTTGAAACGGTGAATAATTACAGGCTAATTCCAACAGGCGAAGTACCTCTTGTTAATATGGTATCTGATACTATAATAGCTAGAGAAGAATTACCTATACGTTATGTTGCTTATACCCCCTGTTACAGATCAGAATCTGGGAGTAGTGGTAAGGATACTAGAGGTATGATACGTATGCATCAATTTGGTAAAGTTGAATTGGTCACAATAACTACTGTAGAAGAGTCTAAATGTGAACATGAGTATATCACTAATGCTGCTGAGACTATTCTAAAAAAACTTGATTTACCATATAGAGTTATGTTGCTTTGTACTGGGGATATGGGGTTTACTGCTCAGAAAACCTATGATTTGGAAGTATGGTTGCCAGGTCAGAATTTATATCGTGAAATTTCAAGCTGTTCTAATTGTGGAGATTTCCAAGCTAGAAGGATGAAAGCTAGATATAAAGAATTTGGTAGCAACGACACTACTTTTGCTCATACGTTAAATGGTTCTGGTTTACCAATTGGTAGAACAATAATTGCAATTCTAGAAAATTACCAGAATGCAGATGGCTCAATAACGGTTCCAGATGTTTTAGTGAGTTATATGGGTGGGTTAGAGCGAATTCATGCTACTAAATGTTAA
- the fabF gene encoding beta-ketoacyl-ACP synthase II, with translation MSTRRVVITGIGLVTPLGVGVKPSWNGIIEGRSGIKAITGFDTSNLACKIAGIVDHSTDSGFNPEKSIDPRNVHKMDLFIQYGIAAATEAIEDSGWQVQDELSGDRTGLILGSGIGGLKMIEETSVKFHKENNGKVSPFFIPASLINLLSGHVSTKYGFTGPNQAVATACSTGTHAIGDATRMIQYGNVDVMIAGGAEAPVTPVGVAGFVAARALSTKYNSTPETASRPWDQERDGFIMGEGAGVVVLEEYEHAISRNAKIYAEIVGYGSTGDAYHMTSPHPDGRGAYKAMFNALKDAKIDASIIDYINAHGTSTQVGDTIELLAVQRLFLDANPKVLMSSTKSSIGHLLGATGSVELIYSILAIQDQIAPPTLNLHKPIPEVKIDLVPLEARKAKINYVLSNSFGFGGTNASLIVKKI, from the coding sequence ATGTCAACTAGAAGAGTCGTTATAACTGGTATTGGATTAGTCACCCCACTGGGAGTTGGGGTGAAACCCTCTTGGAATGGTATCATAGAGGGGCGTAGCGGTATTAAGGCAATTACCGGATTTGATACTTCTAACCTTGCTTGTAAAATAGCTGGTATTGTGGATCATTCAACTGATAGCGGCTTTAATCCGGAAAAATCTATTGACCCTCGTAATGTACATAAGATGGATTTATTCATCCAGTATGGTATCGCAGCAGCTACTGAAGCAATCGAGGATAGTGGATGGCAAGTACAAGATGAATTATCAGGAGATAGAACAGGTTTAATACTCGGTTCAGGAATCGGTGGACTTAAGATGATCGAAGAGACGTCAGTAAAGTTTCATAAAGAAAATAATGGCAAAGTTAGTCCATTTTTTATTCCAGCCTCCTTAATCAATCTCCTTTCAGGTCATGTTTCCACTAAATACGGATTTACTGGGCCAAATCAAGCAGTAGCAACAGCCTGCTCCACTGGGACTCATGCCATAGGAGATGCTACGCGGATGATTCAATATGGTAATGTGGATGTTATGATTGCTGGCGGAGCTGAAGCACCGGTTACTCCGGTTGGAGTGGCGGGATTCGTTGCTGCAAGGGCGTTATCTACTAAATATAATTCTACCCCTGAAACTGCATCAAGACCCTGGGATCAAGAACGTGATGGATTTATAATGGGGGAAGGAGCTGGAGTTGTAGTACTGGAAGAATATGAGCATGCTATTAGTAGAAATGCTAAGATTTATGCTGAAATTGTTGGATATGGTTCTACTGGAGATGCTTATCATATGACTTCCCCTCACCCTGATGGAAGAGGTGCTTATAAAGCTATGTTTAATGCTCTTAAAGATGCAAAAATTGATGCAAGTATTATTGATTATATCAATGCCCACGGGACTTCTACCCAGGTTGGTGATACTATTGAGTTGCTAGCTGTCCAAAGATTATTTTTGGATGCCAACCCGAAAGTTCTTATGTCGTCAACGAAATCATCTATCGGTCATTTGCTCGGAGCAACTGGTAGCGTAGAGTTAATATACTCAATTCTTGCCATACAGGATCAAATTGCTCCACCAACTCTAAATTTACATAAACCGATACCAGAAGTAAAAATAGACTTAGTTCCTTTAGAAGCTAGAAAGGCAAAAATTAATTACGTACTTTCTAACTCATTTGGCTTTGGTGGAACTAATGCAAGTTTAATAGTTAAGAAAATATAA
- a CDS encoding TerC/Alx family metal homeostasis membrane protein, which translates to MTWIVFCIVIVGLLIYDLGFANKENKVLTFRQTIYFSLFYLIIACLFGVFIFFDMGREKAQEYYTCFFIEKAMSLDNIFIILMIFQFFSIPLIYQHRILFLGILGVIVSRAIIIYLGVIVISKFSWLLYVFAIILITTGIKTFYLSNKNLKVQESSIYRILQKYFSITPKISGYKFFVKTSKGISITPLFASLIMIEVMDIVFAIDSIPAIFAITKDPYIIYTSNIFAILGLRALFLCLANVVKQFSYIKYSLALILIFIGIKIFAEHVIDIPSYTTLAMTIILLSLGIIISIIKKRRM; encoded by the coding sequence TTGACGTGGATTGTTTTTTGTATAGTGATTGTAGGTTTATTAATCTATGATCTTGGTTTTGCTAACAAAGAAAATAAGGTATTAACCTTTCGCCAAACCATTTATTTTAGCCTTTTTTACTTAATTATAGCATGCCTTTTTGGTGTTTTTATTTTCTTTGATATGGGAAGAGAAAAAGCCCAAGAATATTACACTTGTTTTTTTATAGAAAAAGCCATGTCATTGGATAATATTTTTATTATTTTAATGATTTTCCAGTTTTTTTCTATTCCCTTGATCTATCAACATCGAATATTATTTTTGGGAATTCTAGGTGTCATAGTGTCTAGAGCTATAATTATATATTTAGGGGTCATTGTTATCTCAAAATTTTCTTGGTTATTATATGTTTTTGCAATTATTCTTATAACTACAGGTATAAAAACTTTTTATCTATCAAATAAAAATTTAAAAGTGCAAGAATCGTCTATTTATAGAATTCTACAAAAATACTTTAGCATTACCCCCAAAATCTCGGGTTACAAATTTTTTGTTAAAACTAGCAAAGGTATCAGCATTACTCCTCTTTTTGCATCATTAATAATGATAGAAGTTATGGATATTGTGTTTGCCATTGATAGTATACCAGCAATATTTGCTATCACTAAGGATCCTTATATAATTTATACTTCTAATATTTTTGCCATATTAGGTCTGCGTGCCTTATTCTTATGCTTAGCTAATGTTGTTAAGCAATTTAGTTATATAAAATATTCGCTAGCATTAATATTAATATTTATTGGTATAAAAATATTCGCTGAACATGTTATTGATATTCCATCTTATACTACACTGGCTATGACAATTATTCTTTTGTCTCTTGGCATTATTATCTCTATTATTAAGAAAAGGCGTATGTAA
- a CDS encoding VirB4 family type IV secretion/conjugal transfer ATPase: protein MTSNSRKIDKDLYNNSAENFIPIACHYNENTLLTKNGELLQTIQINGINAENISDKLFNLREVVRNAIKKNVHNKSFAFWIHTVRRKTNLDDTTPYNKLLPANIHNLWQQKNYWDDKFVNTLYISIIYDSDNIKVKDLNSLITSLSFDKLINYQNNYLDSVFKILNSTVDTILLDLQGFGAVKLGIRFEREESYSDLMFLYRRIVHLNEEYCLVPIANLSNALASNQYAVGNDKIEVISQHGKKFASIISIKEYQEVSSDALDGFLQLPVELIATEIFYFVDKKEVSKAFEEQAYILQVSKDAKLAEITGIDKIMNLDASIPNQFCKQQISIAIIGSDLNKLDQSIAQASRELAKIGIVHVREDINLESTFWAQLPGNFSYIRRLAPTIIENTAALASLHNFPTGSQNNIWGKAVTLLRTEKGTPYFMNFHAKSNNRGNVCIFGTANTGKTVLTNFLISEATKYKPTILYLSNNNDSKIFVESIEGQWIEKEKNLINPFILDDTLESRNFIVEFLKIICNHSFYPLTEIELAFLEIFADKIHSLDNKDRNFSSILKIIDFSIEGGELIKLKLTDYAEGGLYDSIFDSDKFPLSEGNIIGFNLYSFSEKSFIKRFYPTDRKLLEAFSMNLTKHNSLCVGLIYAFNYHLTITGKSPKILVIDSLDSLYRPENFDNISEMISDRLMKNNGIMVSNFNFSYLQSIKTRVLQNWLDLTDTKIILPSEIKLQYLEQILGLNESEIKKLSKFTITSRMFLINQDDQSIAVELSIGSLIGIIKILSCRAEELKIYQKILQQYPGHPDNWINPLYMALNRI, encoded by the coding sequence ATAACTAGCAATTCGAGGAAAATTGATAAGGATTTGTATAATAATTCTGCAGAGAATTTCATTCCAATTGCTTGTCATTATAATGAAAATACTTTGTTAACTAAGAATGGGGAATTGCTTCAAACTATCCAAATAAATGGTATTAATGCAGAAAATATTAGTGATAAGTTATTCAATTTACGGGAGGTAGTGCGTAATGCTATCAAGAAAAATGTTCATAATAAAAGTTTTGCATTCTGGATACATACGGTACGGCGTAAGACAAATTTAGATGACACAACTCCGTACAATAAATTGTTACCAGCTAATATTCACAATCTATGGCAACAAAAGAATTATTGGGATGATAAATTTGTTAATACTTTATATATTTCAATAATTTATGATTCTGATAACATTAAAGTTAAAGACTTAAACTCTTTAATAACTTCTTTGTCTTTCGATAAACTTATCAATTACCAAAATAACTACTTAGATAGTGTTTTTAAAATACTAAATAGTACTGTTGATACAATACTTTTGGATTTGCAAGGTTTTGGTGCAGTAAAGTTAGGAATAAGATTTGAAAGAGAGGAATCTTACTCTGATCTGATGTTTTTATATCGCAGAATAGTCCATCTTAACGAGGAATATTGTTTAGTGCCGATTGCCAATTTATCTAATGCTTTAGCCTCTAATCAATATGCAGTTGGTAATGATAAGATTGAAGTAATAAGTCAACATGGTAAAAAATTTGCATCCATTATTTCAATAAAGGAATATCAAGAAGTATCATCGGATGCCCTTGATGGATTCCTACAATTACCTGTAGAATTAATAGCAACAGAAATATTTTATTTCGTTGATAAAAAAGAAGTATCTAAAGCATTTGAAGAACAGGCCTATATTTTACAAGTTAGTAAGGATGCTAAGCTTGCTGAGATTACAGGAATAGATAAGATAATGAATCTTGATGCTTCAATTCCAAACCAATTTTGTAAACAACAAATTTCCATTGCTATTATAGGATCGGACTTGAACAAATTGGATCAATCAATTGCCCAGGCATCTAGGGAACTTGCTAAAATTGGAATTGTTCATGTACGAGAAGATATAAACTTAGAATCGACATTTTGGGCACAACTTCCAGGCAACTTTTCCTATATTAGAAGGTTAGCCCCAACAATTATTGAAAATACAGCTGCCTTAGCTTCATTACATAATTTTCCAACTGGAAGCCAAAATAACATATGGGGTAAAGCGGTAACTTTGCTTAGAACGGAAAAAGGAACGCCTTACTTTATGAATTTTCATGCTAAAAGTAATAATAGAGGAAATGTTTGTATTTTTGGTACAGCTAACACTGGCAAGACCGTATTAACAAATTTTTTGATTTCTGAAGCTACTAAGTATAAGCCAACAATATTGTATCTTTCCAACAATAATGATTCAAAGATTTTTGTTGAATCAATTGAAGGGCAGTGGATTGAAAAGGAAAAAAATCTAATAAATCCATTTATACTAGATGATACTCTAGAATCAAGAAATTTTATTGTTGAATTTCTTAAAATAATTTGTAATCATTCTTTTTATCCTCTAACCGAAATTGAATTAGCTTTTCTAGAAATCTTTGCCGATAAAATTCATAGTTTAGATAATAAGGATCGTAATTTTTCATCCATTTTAAAAATAATCGATTTTTCAATAGAAGGTGGAGAGTTAATTAAACTAAAATTAACAGATTATGCAGAAGGCGGATTATATGATAGTATATTTGATAGTGATAAATTTCCTTTATCCGAAGGTAATATAATAGGATTTAATTTATATTCTTTTTCTGAAAAATCCTTTATTAAACGTTTTTATCCAACAGATAGAAAACTTTTAGAAGCATTCTCAATGAATTTAACTAAGCATAATAGTTTATGTGTAGGGTTAATATATGCTTTTAATTATCATTTAACTATTACAGGGAAGAGTCCAAAAATATTAGTAATAGATAGTCTTGATTCCTTGTATAGACCAGAAAATTTTGATAACATATCAGAAATGATTTCTGATAGATTAATGAAAAATAATGGGATCATGGTTAGTAATTTTAATTTTAGTTATTTGCAATCGATAAAAACTAGGGTGTTACAGAATTGGCTAGACTTGACAGACACTAAAATTATTTTACCATCAGAAATAAAATTGCAATATTTAGAGCAAATTTTAGGGTTAAATGAATCAGAAATAAAGAAATTATCGAAATTTACAATTACTTCTAGAATGTTCTTAATAAACCAAGACGATCAATCTATTGCTGTGGAATTAAGTATAGGAAGCTTAATTGGTATTATCAAGATTTTATCCTGTAGAGCTGAGGAATTAAAAATATATCAAAAAATATTACAACAATATCCAGGACATCCTGATAATTGGATTAATCCTTTGTATATGGCATTAAATCGTATTTAG
- a CDS encoding cytochrome c oxidase subunit 3, with the protein MLHGSIKNNSFVSVPGKQHPFHLVDPSPWPILTAFALLLLAIGSIMFMHQYRFGTYVFGVGILSVIFCLSSWWRDVIKEGLIGKHHTEPVRIGLRIGMALFILSEIMFFAAFFGSFFNASLFPVGLLDGVWVVKPGIWPPASIQTFDPFDIPFINTLILLLSGTTVTWAHYAVEENNQKDCVTALGLTIILGIFFSLMQAYEYHHATFKFKDGIYSSNFYLATGFHGVHVIIGTIFLTVCYYRARRGDFVKGNGHLGFEFAAWYWHFVDVVWLFLFTFIYVLGK; encoded by the coding sequence ATGTTACATGGGTCTATTAAAAATAATAGTTTTGTTTCTGTACCAGGAAAACAGCATCCATTCCATCTTGTCGATCCCAGCCCTTGGCCCATTCTGACTGCATTTGCCTTATTGCTTTTAGCTATTGGTAGCATAATGTTTATGCATCAATATCGATTTGGAACATATGTTTTTGGAGTCGGTATTCTTTCGGTGATTTTTTGTTTATCTTCCTGGTGGAGAGATGTAATTAAAGAGGGATTAATTGGAAAACATCATACTGAGCCAGTAAGAATTGGCTTAAGGATAGGTATGGCATTATTTATCTTGTCAGAGATAATGTTTTTTGCAGCATTTTTTGGATCCTTTTTTAACGCAAGTCTTTTTCCTGTAGGATTGCTAGATGGTGTATGGGTAGTAAAGCCTGGTATATGGCCTCCTGCATCTATTCAAACATTTGATCCTTTTGACATCCCTTTTATTAATACATTGATTCTTTTATTATCTGGTACAACAGTAACATGGGCACATTATGCTGTTGAGGAAAATAATCAGAAAGATTGTGTAACAGCTCTTGGTTTGACCATAATATTGGGGATATTTTTTAGTTTAATGCAAGCTTACGAATATCATCATGCAACTTTTAAATTTAAAGACGGTATCTATTCTTCTAATTTTTATTTAGCAACCGGTTTTCATGGTGTTCATGTAATAATTGGCACTATATTCTTAACTGTTTGTTATTATAGAGCACGAAGAGGTGATTTTGTTAAAGGCAATGGTCATTTAGGTTTTGAATTTGCCGCTTGGTACTGGCATTTTGTCGATGTAGTATGGTTATTTTTATTCACTTTTATATATGTTCTTGGGAAATAA
- the lpxC gene encoding UDP-3-O-acyl-N-acetylglucosamine deacetylase, whose amino-acid sequence MQVSILNPASCYGVGVHSGNITQLTLRPAAENTGIVFVRTDVRQEINFIQASCLNVSETSFSTTIKNEHNISVSTIEHLMAALWGCGIDNLIIEIDGSEVPIMDGSSKAFVFMIECAGRQLQNAPKKYLKILKEIRAIHKDCELVCSPAHSMTVDMTIDFASKAIGKQNLLFSENESFKNNIADARTFGFIHELEYLKSKGLARGASLDNAIGIDQDIIINHDGLRYTDEFVRHKLLDLFGDLYTTGGHLIANITGYKTSHALNNQFLRQVFSDPTAYQWVSNREI is encoded by the coding sequence ATGCAAGTATCAATACTAAACCCTGCAAGTTGTTATGGGGTAGGCGTTCATTCAGGTAACATTACTCAGTTGACTTTAAGACCAGCTGCAGAAAATACTGGCATTGTTTTTGTCAGGACTGATGTGCGGCAAGAAATAAATTTTATTCAAGCTAGTTGTTTGAATGTCTCAGAGACTTCTTTCTCTACTACCATAAAAAATGAACATAATATTTCCGTTTCAACTATAGAGCATTTAATGGCAGCTCTTTGGGGATGTGGAATTGATAATTTAATAATTGAAATCGATGGTTCTGAAGTACCAATAATGGATGGTAGCAGTAAAGCTTTTGTTTTTATGATAGAATGTGCTGGGCGACAATTACAAAATGCTCCAAAAAAATACCTAAAAATCTTAAAAGAAATTAGGGCAATTCACAAAGATTGCGAGTTAGTGTGTAGCCCTGCTCATAGCATGACAGTTGATATGACAATAGATTTTGCTAGTAAAGCTATTGGCAAGCAAAATTTACTCTTCTCAGAAAATGAATCTTTTAAAAATAATATTGCTGATGCTAGAACTTTTGGATTTATCCATGAACTTGAATATTTAAAAAGTAAAGGGCTGGCACGTGGGGCATCTCTCGATAACGCTATAGGTATAGATCAAGATATTATAATAAATCATGATGGACTTAGATATACTGATGAATTCGTGCGGCATAAACTTCTTGATCTATTCGGAGATTTATATACTACAGGAGGGCATCTAATAGCTAACATCACTGGTTATAAAACCAGCCATGCTCTGAACAATCAATTTTTACGACAAGTATTTAGTGATCCTACTGCCTATCAATGGGTTAGTAATAGAGAAATTTAG